In a single window of the Candidatus Nanosynbacter featherlites genome:
- a CDS encoding type II secretion system protein gives MRRQGGFTVIEVTMFLAISGTMAIALLAGIGVAIQRQQYRDAVQSYANFLTEQYSKVISIENDRQPTDPCPIPGASVNGYRGQSNCVIVGRYIIGDDQGRSFRVKLIYALLGADGKTWSYRSSNNNVAEYQTNWSVKTALVEPAGGGLSVAMVRNPATGELAIRSDSRTYPDDKISELLTTSGDATYEVCIYDEKWFAPERLSVFIGARAGSSEALTVKGAGNACKAL, from the coding sequence ATGCGACGACAGGGTGGCTTTACTGTAATTGAAGTAACAATGTTTCTAGCAATCTCCGGCACCATGGCGATTGCCTTATTGGCTGGTATCGGCGTGGCTATTCAGCGCCAACAGTATCGCGACGCTGTCCAATCTTACGCCAATTTTTTAACCGAACAGTACTCAAAGGTTATTAGTATAGAAAATGATCGACAACCAACCGATCCGTGTCCTATTCCGGGGGCTAGTGTCAATGGCTATCGGGGGCAGTCAAACTGCGTGATAGTAGGGCGCTATATCATTGGCGACGATCAGGGTAGAAGCTTCCGCGTGAAGCTAATTTATGCGTTGCTTGGGGCTGATGGAAAAACCTGGTCATATCGATCGTCAAATAATAATGTCGCTGAATATCAGACCAACTGGAGTGTAAAAACAGCGCTTGTTGAGCCAGCTGGCGGCGGTTTGTCGGTCGCTATGGTTCGCAATCCTGCCACCGGAGAGTTGGCCATACGCTCAGATTCGCGCACCTATCCAGATGATAAAATCAGTGAATTATTGACGACTAGTGGCGACGCGACCTATGAAGTTTGCATCTATGATGAAAAATGGTTCGCTCCAGAGCGTTTATCGGTCTTTATCGGTGCGCGCGCTGGATCAAGTGAGGCATTGACGGTTAAGGGGGCGGGAAATGCGTGTAAAGCGTTATAA
- a CDS encoding type IV pilus modification PilV family protein yields MRVKRYKHQAGDTLIEVMLATAVFSAVAVGCLTVMNRGLSIAQQSLESTLVRQQIDAQAEMLRFVHNNSHKGDAAMAELWNNLPKKDAANEMLSVDTCPDHFGDGEFALRSRSDSLGRVSTYMPAQVYAKQEGDVSYGISVQLVRVTGGSAYDAYIQACWYAPSQPRPVTIGTIVRLYAPEKS; encoded by the coding sequence ATGCGTGTAAAGCGTTATAAGCATCAGGCTGGAGATACCTTGATTGAGGTCATGTTGGCGACTGCTGTTTTTAGTGCGGTTGCTGTTGGTTGTCTGACGGTGATGAATCGGGGACTGTCTATAGCTCAGCAGTCTCTTGAGTCAACACTGGTTCGCCAGCAGATTGACGCGCAAGCAGAGATGCTCCGTTTTGTGCATAACAATTCCCACAAGGGCGATGCTGCCATGGCCGAGTTGTGGAATAATCTGCCCAAAAAAGATGCGGCAAATGAGATGTTGAGTGTTGATACCTGCCCAGATCACTTTGGCGATGGTGAATTTGCATTGCGTTCACGCAGCGATTCGCTTGGTCGAGTGTCGACGTATATGCCAGCTCAAGTGTATGCCAAACAAGAGGGTGATGTTTCATATGGTATTTCTGTGCAATTGGTGCGCGTGACTGGTGGATCGGCCTATGATGCTTATATTCAAGCTTGTTGGTATGCACCAAGCCAGCCGAGGCCTGTGACGATAGGAACGATTGTGAGGTTATATGCACCAGAGAAGAGTTAA
- a CDS encoding PilW family protein: MHQRRVNSGFTLVELMLAMAFVSVLLLSVAMVAVQAGKIYNRGTVMKTVNQSGRTISDVIRRDFLQSSATKIVNSANPVIVVRESGSVRSGRMCLGQYSYVWNMASAIDDPVVRRSGKGVVRSNGQAINLARVLDEDAALCQSTSDSYPMDIEPERVTHLLRPIDGTDVAIAVHDFTASRVTSANNSEALYKVSFTLGTSAVAELQDMACKPPEDNEANFNFCAINNFEMIVRTNG; encoded by the coding sequence ATGCACCAGAGAAGAGTTAATTCAGGATTTACCCTGGTGGAATTGATGCTAGCAATGGCATTTGTGTCGGTGCTGTTGCTTTCCGTGGCGATGGTTGCTGTCCAAGCGGGTAAAATATACAACCGTGGTACTGTGATGAAGACAGTCAATCAGTCGGGTAGAACAATTAGCGATGTTATTCGTCGAGATTTTCTGCAAAGTAGCGCTACCAAAATTGTTAACTCAGCCAATCCGGTCATTGTGGTTCGTGAATCTGGATCGGTCAGGAGTGGACGCATGTGCTTGGGACAATATTCGTACGTCTGGAACATGGCTTCGGCGATTGACGACCCAGTAGTACGCCGGAGTGGTAAGGGAGTTGTGCGCTCCAATGGCCAGGCTATTAACTTGGCGCGAGTGCTTGATGAGGATGCTGCTTTGTGCCAATCGACCTCAGATTCATACCCGATGGATATTGAGCCAGAGCGAGTTACCCATTTACTGCGACCCATTGATGGTACTGATGTTGCCATTGCAGTGCATGATTTTACTGCGTCTCGCGTTACTTCAGCCAATAATTCAGAAGCATTGTACAAAGTATCTTTCACGCTGGGAACCAGTGCCGTCGCTGAGTTACAGGATATGGCCTGTAAGCCGCCAGAAGACAATGAAGCCAATTTCAATTTCTGTGCAATTAATAATTTTGAGATGATAGTGAGGACTAATGGATAA
- the xerA gene encoding site-specific tyrosine recombinase/integron integrase — MFVSEALTDFLEHLEIEGGRSQNTIRNYSLYLERFIEFAGDIEVVKITSEMIRRYRLWLNRYKNDNDGKELSILTQSYHLIALRGFLTYLSRRDIPSLSADKIILPKTVRKQVTFLQYDEVVNLIDNIPLDSEQGLRDRAIIELLFSSGLRVSELVNLNRDHINLKRREFMVRGKGQKDRPVFVSQHAAEHVENYLQARQDSLPALFLSYSRRSTKPTMSGDYRRLSARSIQRMISHYARLAGITKHVSPHTMRHSFATDLLMNGADLRSVQSLLGHSSISTTQVYTHVTDQHLKDIHERFHSDTSQ; from the coding sequence ATGTTTGTATCAGAGGCGCTAACTGATTTCCTGGAACATCTAGAGATAGAGGGCGGCAGAAGTCAAAATACCATCCGAAACTATTCGCTGTATCTGGAACGATTCATTGAATTCGCTGGTGATATAGAAGTAGTAAAAATTACATCAGAGATGATTCGGCGCTATCGCCTGTGGCTAAATCGTTATAAAAATGACAACGATGGCAAAGAGTTGTCAATTTTAACACAGAGCTATCACCTGATTGCTCTACGCGGTTTTCTCACCTATCTGTCGCGGCGCGATATCCCTTCATTATCTGCTGACAAAATCATCTTGCCGAAGACCGTTCGCAAACAGGTGACTTTTTTACAATATGACGAGGTGGTTAATTTGATAGACAATATACCACTGGACAGTGAGCAGGGCTTGCGCGACCGAGCAATCATAGAGCTACTTTTTTCCAGCGGACTGCGTGTGTCAGAACTCGTTAATCTCAATCGAGACCACATCAACCTCAAACGACGAGAGTTTATGGTGCGCGGAAAAGGACAAAAAGACCGCCCGGTGTTTGTTTCACAACACGCCGCTGAACACGTTGAGAATTACTTGCAAGCTCGTCAAGACAGCCTACCTGCTCTTTTTCTTAGCTACAGCAGACGGTCAACTAAACCAACAATGTCGGGCGATTATCGCCGCTTGTCTGCACGTAGTATCCAACGGATGATATCACACTATGCTCGTCTAGCGGGGATAACCAAACACGTCAGTCCACACACCATGAGACACAGTTTTGCTACAGACTTATTAATGAATGGCGCTGATCTACGTTCAGTTCAGTCACTATTGGGTCACAGTAGCATATCCACCACCCAAGTGTATACGCACGTCACCGACCAGCACTTAAAAGACATACACGAGCGCTTTCACAGCGACACTTCCCAATAG
- a CDS encoding nucleoside-diphosphate kinase has protein sequence MASNDEKVFCGVERTLIVFKPDAVQRGIVGEILQRFERVGLKIIGVKMVSPDREHYQKHYEGIGKLATRRGEETLNITLDMMMDGPVIAMVLEGVEAVAVVRKIVGPTEPKSADMGTIRGDYSHVSFGYADSCRKGIPNLIHASGDSDEAVQEIAHWFEESELVSYTTLSEKFTR, from the coding sequence ATGGCAAGTAATGACGAAAAGGTTTTCTGTGGAGTTGAGCGAACACTGATTGTATTCAAACCAGACGCAGTCCAGCGGGGAATTGTGGGGGAAATTTTACAACGCTTTGAGCGAGTTGGTCTAAAGATTATTGGTGTCAAGATGGTATCTCCAGACAGGGAGCATTACCAAAAACACTATGAGGGCATTGGTAAACTGGCAACTCGTCGTGGTGAAGAAACTCTCAATATTACACTAGACATGATGATGGACGGTCCAGTGATTGCTATGGTGCTCGAGGGTGTGGAAGCCGTGGCGGTGGTTCGTAAAATTGTTGGTCCGACTGAACCAAAATCTGCTGACATGGGTACGATTCGGGGCGACTACTCACACGTTAGCTTCGGTTATGCTGACTCATGCCGTAAGGGCATCCCAAACTTAATCCATGCTTCTGGTGACTCTGACGAGGCTGTTCAGGAGATTGCCCACTGGTTTGAGGAATCAGAATTGGTGAGCTATACGACGTTGAGTGAAAAATTTACTCGCTAA
- a CDS encoding PH domain-containing protein produces the protein MTKKTKTDKAFDGQRDGEELLFVFRRHIIAMRKGFYCLLLPMTFGAVPFLIWQSNLELLWVFFGSFIFGLLLFIYHFLMWFFTYFIVTDRRIRQVTQRGFFGKDVVELQLRKIQTISYNIPGFSGEMFKFGTIIIQTFVGDLVIKNVEHPDKIYNMLQDAVEIANERNNHDQESTEA, from the coding sequence ATGACAAAGAAGACGAAAACAGATAAGGCTTTTGACGGTCAGCGCGATGGCGAGGAGCTGTTGTTCGTATTTCGCCGTCACATTATTGCCATGCGCAAAGGATTCTACTGTTTGTTGTTGCCAATGACATTTGGTGCAGTACCGTTCTTGATTTGGCAAAGCAACCTAGAATTACTGTGGGTATTCTTTGGTAGCTTCATCTTTGGGTTGTTGTTATTTATTTATCATTTTCTCATGTGGTTCTTTACCTACTTCATTGTGACTGACCGAAGAATTCGCCAGGTCACGCAACGCGGATTTTTTGGTAAAGATGTTGTGGAATTGCAACTACGAAAAATCCAAACCATCAGTTATAATATTCCAGGGTTCAGCGGCGAAATGTTTAAGTTTGGAACAATTATCATTCAAACATTTGTCGGTGATCTTGTGATTAAGAATGTAGAGCACCCAGATAAAATTTACAACATGTTGCAAGATGCAGTAGAAATAGCGAATGAAAGGAATAATCATGATCAAGAGAGCACTGAAGCGTAA
- a CDS encoding SurA N-terminal domain-containing protein: protein MIKRALKRKSEKAKKVPTRITNDTVAEHREKILAGGRKHKYPIQYTRHRLVWNAIFIGLGTAILMTVFVWVQLYVWRDTGDVAYRITRTLPLPVASIEGATVRYSDYLRYYRSTLASLESVNRLGGDDKVKFQRQQSMDLVVKITYAKKLAQEKGITVSDSEIDTALQRHKRGLSDASYDAAVRKTLGLSLAEMKENLRDSLITSKVSFAIDDKATNLVSTIDGAIKSGKSLADIATEHGQSVQYVADISVGKDNADGITEQALKIEPGTTSEAKQTVSGDGYYFIRVDERTDSSVKYSYIHVPLTVFKAKVDSFKSEKKATYYISLD, encoded by the coding sequence ATGATCAAGAGAGCACTGAAGCGTAAGTCGGAAAAGGCAAAAAAAGTACCTACGCGTATCACGAATGATACGGTTGCTGAACATCGTGAGAAGATTCTGGCAGGTGGTCGTAAGCATAAATACCCAATCCAATACACCAGGCACCGGTTAGTGTGGAACGCGATATTCATCGGCCTTGGAACAGCCATCTTGATGACAGTGTTTGTATGGGTTCAGCTCTATGTTTGGCGTGACACGGGGGATGTAGCCTATCGCATTACGCGCACTTTACCGCTTCCTGTGGCGTCCATTGAAGGCGCAACAGTGCGTTATAGTGATTACCTACGGTACTACCGCAGCACATTAGCTTCTCTAGAGTCGGTTAATCGCCTGGGTGGTGATGATAAGGTGAAGTTTCAGCGGCAACAGTCCATGGATTTAGTTGTAAAAATTACATATGCAAAGAAACTTGCCCAAGAAAAGGGAATTACAGTATCAGATTCCGAGATTGATACAGCGTTGCAGCGGCATAAGCGTGGACTTTCTGATGCTTCATATGATGCCGCTGTCCGTAAGACACTGGGACTGTCTCTTGCGGAGATGAAAGAGAATCTTCGAGATAGTCTGATCACCAGCAAGGTGTCATTTGCTATTGACGATAAGGCAACTAACTTGGTCTCCACTATAGACGGAGCCATAAAATCAGGTAAAAGCTTGGCAGACATTGCGACAGAACATGGTCAATCAGTGCAATATGTTGCCGACATATCAGTCGGCAAAGACAACGCTGATGGCATTACTGAACAAGCACTAAAAATTGAGCCAGGAACCACCTCAGAAGCCAAGCAGACAGTTTCTGGTGACGGTTACTACTTTATCCGTGTTGACGAGCGAACCGACAGCTCTGTGAAGTACAGCTACATCCATGTGCCGCTGACGGTATTTAAGGCTAAAGTTGATAGCTTTAAGTCTGAAAAGAAGGCAACTTACTACATTTCTCTTGATTGA
- a CDS encoding glycosyltransferase, protein MALIKIFGISYHMLVGRTNMEKACQVDWSQRLHDLEDPAAAHARLFSTKNKQFEYKTHLKNLQSIIDEPSGYPKPSQIYNAIIMPAYNESIEIIEPAVQSLLDTTYDLSHLIVVFAYEERGGAAIKKTAETLQKKYNDKFHSFHIVEHPKGIEHEVIGKGGNITHAGRWLKDYLVDLGIDFSRVLVTTMDCDNKPHPTYFDYITYAYIVYKDRKNLSYQPIALFTNNIWDVPAPMRVIATGNSFWNIVSSMRPYALRNFASHAQPMDALVEMDFWSVRTIVEDGHQYWRSYFHFDGKYGVVPIYAPIYQDAVLSETYKKTLKAQFVQLRRWAYGASDVAYVGSRVFSSSRQAPFWPSFTRFLRLLDGHVTLAYVALVTAFGAWLPLLLNPEAVRNIDAHQLPGTISLLQTIAMIGMVIAIFSSFKILPPRPARYKKRRTFLMLIQWILMPVTSILYSSMAAYAAQTKLMTGRYLDKFDVTEKLTVDINDRLKAERNRSKGDQDGASK, encoded by the coding sequence ATGGCTCTGATAAAGATTTTTGGCATCAGCTATCATATGTTGGTTGGCCGTACGAATATGGAGAAAGCCTGTCAAGTAGACTGGTCGCAAAGATTACATGACCTTGAAGATCCAGCGGCTGCTCATGCTAGGTTGTTTTCTACAAAAAACAAGCAGTTTGAATATAAGACCCATCTGAAAAACTTACAAAGTATCATTGATGAACCATCAGGCTATCCTAAACCATCGCAGATTTATAACGCAATCATTATGCCAGCGTATAATGAAAGTATCGAAATTATCGAGCCTGCAGTGCAGTCGCTGCTGGATACAACCTATGATCTGTCGCATCTCATCGTTGTATTTGCCTATGAAGAACGCGGAGGTGCTGCAATTAAGAAAACTGCTGAGACGCTGCAGAAGAAATATAACGATAAATTCCATTCATTCCATATTGTTGAGCATCCAAAAGGTATAGAGCATGAGGTAATCGGCAAGGGTGGTAACATTACACACGCAGGGCGTTGGCTGAAAGACTATCTTGTTGACCTCGGGATAGATTTCTCTCGAGTGCTGGTCACTACGATGGACTGTGACAATAAACCGCATCCTACCTATTTTGACTATATAACCTATGCATATATTGTCTATAAAGACCGTAAGAACCTGTCATACCAGCCAATTGCGTTGTTTACTAATAATATATGGGATGTACCAGCGCCTATGCGAGTGATTGCAACTGGAAACTCATTTTGGAATATTGTTAGTTCAATGCGTCCATATGCTTTGAGAAATTTTGCATCACACGCGCAACCGATGGATGCGCTAGTAGAGATGGATTTTTGGAGTGTCAGAACAATTGTTGAGGATGGGCACCAATATTGGCGCAGTTATTTCCATTTTGATGGTAAATACGGGGTAGTGCCAATATATGCACCAATCTATCAAGACGCAGTTTTGTCAGAAACATACAAGAAGACACTAAAAGCGCAGTTCGTTCAGCTTCGCCGTTGGGCATATGGCGCCTCAGATGTTGCATATGTAGGCTCTCGGGTGTTTAGCTCCAGCCGCCAAGCACCATTCTGGCCAAGTTTCACGCGTTTTCTGAGATTGTTGGATGGCCATGTCACATTAGCGTATGTGGCGCTTGTAACGGCTTTTGGGGCGTGGTTGCCACTTCTGTTGAACCCAGAAGCAGTAAGAAACATAGATGCTCACCAGTTACCGGGTACAATCAGTTTATTGCAGACTATTGCGATGATTGGTATGGTGATTGCTATCTTCTCTTCATTTAAAATTTTGCCGCCGCGGCCAGCGCGCTATAAGAAGCGACGGACTTTCTTGATGCTGATACAGTGGATCTTAATGCCTGTTACCTCCATTTTGTACAGCTCCATGGCAGCGTATGCTGCTCAAACGAAGCTGATGACAGGACGATACCTAGATAAGTTTGATGTTACCGAGAAGCTGACTGTCGATATCAATGATCGATTGAAGGCAGAACGTAACCGGTCGAAGGGCGACCAGGACGGCGCTTCGAAATAA
- the thrS gene encoding threonine--tRNA ligase: MSEDKLYAMRHSLAHIMAAAVQRLWPDAKFGVGPVVEHGFYYDIDLGETKISEQQFNKIEKIMRRIIAEKQDFVCTKCPIDDAIQWAKDSHQPYKEELLNDLKRAGTTVAKDLDAAEMGTITESDSALDEVSFYTNGSFKDLCRGPHVANTSEIGAFKLMRVAGAYWRGNEKNPQMQRLYGVAFATQEELDEYLKQLELAKQRDHRKLGKELDLYTTSPLVGVGLPLFTPRGTILRDVVAQYSNQLRQRFGFEKVWTPHITKKDLYETSGHWAKFGEELFLVKSQETSDEMALKPMNCPHHTQIFASQPRSYRDMPVRYLETTTDYRDEKTGELGGLNRVRSLTQDDSHVFCRPDQIEQEINNLLSAAQELYGTIDMKLRVRLSYRDDSDAYLGERELWASAQNQLKSAVEKVGLDYFEQEGEAAFYGPKIDFMATDAIGREHQVATVQLDFVQPQRFGLEYTDRDGNFTTPVMIHCALLGSIERFLSVFIEHTGGWFPFWAAPEQVRILTINDTVLDYVDEITTILSGVTLMQPVKYNEVRFITDIRNESIGKKIREATVVKIPTQIIVGPKDKEQRIVSVRTRAGEEQVTIDQLASYIQNV, from the coding sequence ATGAGCGAAGACAAACTCTATGCAATGCGACACAGCCTAGCACACATCATGGCAGCAGCCGTACAGCGGTTATGGCCAGATGCGAAATTCGGAGTTGGTCCGGTTGTTGAGCATGGGTTTTATTACGATATTGATCTTGGCGAAACGAAGATTAGCGAGCAACAGTTCAACAAAATCGAAAAGATAATGCGACGAATCATTGCAGAGAAGCAGGACTTTGTTTGCACAAAATGTCCAATTGATGATGCTATTCAATGGGCTAAAGATAGCCATCAGCCATATAAAGAAGAGCTTCTTAATGATCTGAAGCGTGCCGGGACGACAGTGGCAAAAGATTTGGATGCCGCAGAAATGGGCACAATTACCGAAAGTGATAGTGCGCTTGATGAAGTTTCGTTTTATACTAACGGGTCGTTTAAGGATCTGTGTCGCGGACCGCATGTTGCAAATACCAGTGAGATTGGTGCGTTTAAGTTGATGCGGGTTGCAGGCGCCTATTGGCGGGGCAATGAAAAGAATCCTCAAATGCAGCGGCTATATGGCGTAGCTTTTGCTACGCAGGAAGAGCTAGATGAATATTTGAAGCAATTAGAACTGGCCAAACAGCGTGATCACCGCAAGCTAGGCAAGGAACTTGATCTATACACAACCTCGCCGCTCGTGGGGGTTGGTTTGCCATTATTTACGCCTCGTGGAACCATTTTGCGTGATGTCGTGGCGCAATATTCAAATCAGCTGCGTCAGAGGTTTGGCTTTGAAAAAGTCTGGACGCCGCATATCACTAAAAAGGACCTGTATGAAACATCAGGCCACTGGGCTAAATTTGGCGAAGAGCTGTTTTTGGTTAAGAGTCAGGAAACCAGTGATGAAATGGCATTAAAGCCGATGAACTGTCCGCATCATACACAAATCTTTGCTTCACAACCACGTAGTTACCGTGATATGCCGGTGCGCTACCTGGAAACAACCACTGACTATCGTGACGAGAAAACCGGTGAGCTTGGCGGTCTGAATCGTGTGCGCTCGCTGACCCAGGATGACAGTCATGTCTTTTGTCGCCCAGACCAAATTGAACAAGAAATCAATAATTTATTGTCTGCTGCCCAGGAATTGTACGGCACTATTGATATGAAGCTGCGGGTTCGACTCAGTTACCGTGATGATTCTGATGCATATTTGGGTGAACGTGAATTGTGGGCTTCCGCACAAAATCAATTGAAATCAGCAGTTGAAAAAGTTGGCTTGGACTATTTCGAGCAGGAAGGCGAGGCTGCTTTTTACGGACCAAAAATTGATTTCATGGCAACCGACGCTATCGGTCGTGAGCACCAAGTTGCGACAGTGCAGCTAGACTTCGTGCAGCCGCAACGGTTTGGTTTGGAATATACAGATAGGGATGGCAATTTTACAACACCTGTGATGATTCACTGTGCATTGCTGGGTTCGATTGAGCGATTCCTGAGCGTCTTCATCGAGCACACGGGCGGTTGGTTCCCATTCTGGGCAGCACCAGAGCAGGTACGCATCTTAACAATTAATGACACTGTTTTGGACTATGTTGATGAAATAACAACGATTTTATCAGGGGTGACTTTGATGCAACCGGTAAAATATAATGAAGTCAGATTTATAACAGATATTCGAAATGAATCAATTGGTAAGAAGATTCGTGAAGCAACTGTTGTAAAAATACCAACGCAAATTATTGTTGGTCCAAAAGATAAAGAGCAGCGGATTGTGAGCGTGCGCACGCGTGCAGGTGAAGAACAAGTCACAATCGATCAATTGGCTAGTTATATCCAGAACGTGTAA
- a CDS encoding MGMT family protein yields MARSNILNELTATSLRDKVYELMAQLPNNKVTTYGDLAAMAGYPYAARIVGGIAHNGALDLPWHRLVNAKGGLAVGFPGGQEAQKQLLEQDGIFCDAQWRIIDFEERRWKPV; encoded by the coding sequence ATGGCACGGAGTAATATATTGAACGAACTAACAGCGACAAGCTTGCGCGATAAAGTCTATGAGTTGATGGCGCAATTGCCAAATAATAAAGTCACTACCTACGGAGACTTAGCTGCCATGGCTGGGTATCCATATGCAGCGCGCATTGTTGGAGGTATCGCTCATAATGGAGCTTTGGATTTACCTTGGCATCGCTTAGTTAATGCCAAGGGCGGATTGGCTGTTGGTTTTCCTGGGGGCCAAGAGGCACAAAAACAGCTACTTGAACAAGATGGGATTTTTTGTGATGCGCAGTGGCGAATAATTGATTTTGAGGAACGGCGATGGAAACCGGTATGA
- the miaA gene encoding tRNA (adenosine(37)-N6)-dimethylallyltransferase MiaA produces METGMMEQITPLIVITGPTASGKTSLAIKLAKKFGGEIICADSRTVYRDMDIGTAKPTLMERQGVAHWGLDLVEPGQLFSAADFKEYATKEIAEIRDRGNIPFLVGGTGLYIDGIIFNFSFANRSDGRYRQQLEGMSIEDLHKYCVNNNMSLPENKYNKRYVIRAIERGTQNVVKNASIQENTIVVGIATERDELTNRVTQRTEQLLINNVVDEATYLGNKYGWRSEAMTGNVYPIINQYIRGKIDYSTMVQQMIASDRQLAKRQMTWLRRNPHIMWCDLYSAEHYLSQILARLVNP; encoded by the coding sequence ATGGAAACCGGTATGATGGAGCAAATAACACCCTTGATTGTCATTACTGGTCCGACGGCAAGCGGTAAAACGTCACTGGCGATAAAATTAGCAAAAAAGTTTGGCGGTGAGATTATATGCGCAGATAGTAGGACGGTGTATCGTGACATGGATATAGGAACTGCCAAGCCAACTCTCATGGAGAGGCAAGGAGTGGCTCACTGGGGACTTGATTTAGTAGAACCAGGGCAGCTTTTTTCGGCTGCTGATTTTAAGGAATATGCAACAAAAGAGATTGCAGAGATTCGTGACCGTGGCAACATACCATTTTTGGTTGGAGGCACCGGGCTATATATAGATGGGATTATTTTCAACTTTAGTTTTGCGAATAGGAGCGATGGACGTTATCGCCAGCAGCTAGAAGGTATGAGCATAGAAGACTTACATAAATATTGTGTTAATAACAACATGTCTTTGCCGGAGAATAAATATAATAAACGTTATGTAATTCGGGCCATTGAACGTGGTACTCAAAATGTAGTAAAAAATGCATCAATACAAGAAAATACTATTGTTGTAGGAATAGCGACAGAAAGAGATGAACTAACTAACAGAGTTACCCAAAGAACTGAACAACTATTGATCAATAATGTTGTAGATGAAGCAACATATTTGGGTAATAAGTATGGCTGGCGCAGTGAGGCAATGACGGGCAATGTCTACCCTATAATAAATCAATATATACGTGGTAAAATTGACTACAGTACAATGGTGCAGCAGATGATTGCCAGCGATCGGCAATTAGCTAAGCGCCAAATGACCTGGCTGAGGCGCAACCCTCATATTATGTGGTGTGACCTATATTCAGCTGAACACTATTTATCACAGATACTGGCTCGCTTAGTTAATCCGTGA
- a CDS encoding transcriptional regulator, with translation MIDSLFGSKTRVKLLHLFLNNPGKSFYVREITRLIDEQINSVRRELANMMNVGIIVSDNADNKLYYAVNQQYQYFEALSMIFADNSPKAKEPKAVAKDATWLAKVGQLSGLRLAIAAGTLVRGSASRVDLLVVGEIVQSQLEKLMDKAEKLEKKSLNYAVLSYDDFYYRLSVRDRFVTDILSGKHSVLVDVDRILK, from the coding sequence ATGATTGATTCATTATTTGGTTCAAAAACAAGAGTAAAGCTACTGCATTTATTCTTAAATAATCCTGGAAAATCATTCTACGTACGAGAAATTACGCGTCTTATTGACGAGCAGATAAATTCAGTGAGGCGTGAATTAGCCAACATGATGAACGTTGGTATCATCGTGTCTGATAATGCTGACAATAAGCTGTACTACGCAGTCAATCAGCAGTATCAATATTTTGAGGCTTTATCTATGATATTCGCCGACAACTCGCCTAAGGCAAAAGAACCAAAGGCTGTAGCAAAGGATGCGACTTGGTTAGCTAAGGTTGGCCAGCTTTCTGGGCTGCGACTTGCTATAGCGGCGGGAACTTTGGTTAGAGGCTCGGCCAGCCGAGTGGATTTGTTGGTTGTCGGTGAGATAGTACAATCTCAGCTGGAAAAGTTGATGGATAAAGCTGAAAAACTGGAAAAGAAGAGCCTTAATTATGCAGTATTATCATATGATGATTTTTACTATCGGTTGAGTGTTCGTGATAGGTTTGTGACTGATATTTTGAGTGGTAAGCATTCAGTGTTGGTTGATGTCGATAGAATATTAAAATAA